The Bacteroidia bacterium genomic interval ATAAGACCTTTTGACGATTATCTATTTCTTGAAGAATGTCCTTTAAAGGACTAATACCTGATTTTTCGAAGAAAGATGAAGTATGGCACTATTAATTTTTGTATTTTAGTAAAATTGGTAAACCAATCATTGGTTATCCAATTTTGGAATTTGCGGATACTACTCAGCTGTTCATTTTTATAGTAAACTACGCTGTTATTAATCGTTTTTTTATTCAAGTTTTTGATATTATTCTTAGACATTTTTCAAAAAATTTAATTATGAAATTGTCATTTGGCTACCCGGTCGCAGGCTTAAGGAAAATTGAGTTTTCTTATTCTCCTTTTTATGCTCGACTTATATTGCTGCTGTTAGCATTGAATCTGTTTGTCGATTCTTCAATGGCACAAGGATTAGATCCAAGCCTTCCTCCAAGTGGAAATTTTGATCTTTCTTATTGGAAACTTACCCGCCCAAATCAAACAGAAAGGGATGAGAACAGTCTTTCAAATGGCTATTTCGTACCTGGTGAGTTTTACACCGACTCAACCACAGGTGCCATGGTATTTTGGTGTCCCAATGATGGTAGGACGGGTGGCAGCACATATCCCCGGAATGAATTGAGAGAGATGATGCGTAGGGGAAACACCAGCATAGGCACCCAGGGAATAAATAAAAATAACTGGGTTTTTTCTTCATCTACGATGGCGAATCAACAAGCAGCTGGAGGAGTAGATGGCGTTATGACTGCCACGGTAGCTGTGGATCATGTATCATTGACTTCTGACCAGAGTTTTAAGGTCGGTCGCACAATTGTCGGGCAAATACATGCTTCTGATGACGAGCCTTGTAGAATTTATTACCGCAAATTACCAGGGAATACAAAAGGTTCCATTTATTTCGCTCATGAACCTACCACAGGCCCCGAACAATGGTACGAAATGATTGGTAGCCGAAGTGATAATGCGCCTGATCCAGCAGACGGAGTTGCATTAGGTGAGAAGTTCAGCTACGAGATTAAAGCAATTGGCAATACGCTAACTGTAACCATCATGAGAGATGGGAAGGCTGATGTTGTTCAAACAGTGGATATGACTAATAGTGGCTTTGCTGATGATTGGATGTATTTCAAAGCTGGAAACTATAATCAAAACAATGCGGGAAATCCTGGCGAGTACGCGCAAGTATCTTTCTTCGCTTTAGATGTTACGCACTTTGCTCCAGCTCCTCCATCATCTTATGCGGCCCCATCTGACATACCCAGGTTTCAAGCTTTTCTGGCAGACTGCAAGCTTCAGGCTCCTACCAGTTCTACTTTAGCACACCTTGCTACCCTGAATAATGGATATACGCATCCGACATATTTCTATGTAGTTGATGGGGATAAAATACGCTTCAATCAGACTGGTGATAGCAGGCGAACAGAGCTCCGAAACGAAACGAATTGGGACCTTACGCAAGCCGATCGATCGCTACATGGAAGACTTGACATTGTGGAGCAGACCTGTGATCAGGTTACGGTCATGCAAATTCACGATGATGCAAATGCAGGTCCCGGACCAAATAAACCTTTGCTAAGAATTTATAAGCATAATGGAAGAACTCCGACGAATCACATATGGGCAGCAATAAAAACAGATAACATAGGAACTAATACCATGCATGTGGATCTTGGCGAAGACCCGGGAGGATATTTTACCTGTGACATTCGATTGGTGGGAGGAAATATGATCATTGATTATGAAGGGCAGGAAAAGGTGAACATGGATGTCTCCTTCTGGACTTTCCCGAGCTATTGGAAGGCAGGGGTTTACCTTCAGGATAATGGACTGGCAACTGCACATTTTGATGAACTATTTGAAGCAGATGGTAGCCCGCAAAACTATGCTCCTTCTATTAGTGTAAGTGCTCCTTTGGCGGGGACAAATTTTTTGCCAGGTAGTGACATTACGATTGATGTTGACGCTGTAGATTCGGATGGTTCAGTAACAGTTGTAGAATTTTTTGAAGGAGGTAGTAATAAGATTGGGGAAGATTCTGTCGCTCCCTATTCATATACATGGACAAATGTAGCTGAGGGCAACTATACATTAACAGCGAAGGCTACTGATAACGAAGGAAGATCAAAGACAAGCTTAAGTACCAATATAAGTGTTCAGGTTCCGGTGAATGTGACCGGAGTAGATTTGATTGATATCTCAGGCCCTATTGCTGTTACCGGCAGCACTACTTTAGAGGCATCCGTATTTCCTGCTAATGCTACCAATCAAAATTTTGTGTTTGAATCTGATGACTCTAACATTGCTACACTTACCAGTGAGGGCTTATTAACCGCTATTGCTGAGGGTACAGTGAAAGTCAGAGTGACAACAGATGATGGAGGATTTAGCGATTCACTCATGGTTAAAGTAATGACTCCTTCTACGGATTTTAACTGGGCATTGAATCAGTGGGTTGGGGGAAGCGCTACGCCCGATGCAGGCAATGTTGAAGCTAATCTTGTCGATGATGATACCAATACGCGTTGGTCTGTGAATGGCTTTCCGCAGTCAGCTATTGTTGATTTAGAAGGAGACATAAGGATAACTCAGACAGAAGTTACAACTTATCAAGACAGGGCTTATCAATTCATTATTGAAGGTTCTCCCAATCAAAATGGACCCTATTCAATGATCGTAGACCGATCAAATAATAAAATTAAGGGCATTGCTGATGCCCCAATTATCAATGATGTAGATAGCTTAGAAGCTCGCTTTGTGAGAATAACCGTAACGGGTGCAGATGTCTATACGGGTCCTTGGGTAAGTCTTACTGAATTTAGAGTGTTTGGGGAAGGTGAGAGAACCTATACAACGAATGTGAACGATCTTGAAGCAAATAAAATCCTCCTGTCTCCCAATCCTGTTACATCTGTTGTGTCAATAGAAGCTGGTGTAAAATACGATACCGTATCCATTTATGACGTATCAGGTAAAATGCTTATCCAGTCAGAGATCAATCAGGAATTAACACTAGATATTAGTGCCCTTCCAGCTGGGCTTTATATGGTAAAACTTGAAGGCAAGGCTCAGCCACAAGTTGCTAAGTTGATAAAACGTTAAATTTTTGAATTTTCTGAAAGTGGATGGTGTATCTTTTACTCATTAAAAGATACACCATTTGCTTATAGGAATAAGATATTTGCAAATCCTTACTTACAGAATAAACAATGAGACTTCCTCTGTTAATTTCTTTTCTATTCCTTACGGCTCTTCTTAGTGCACAAAGCCGCTACCTTGTGTCCTCAGGTACAGAGTTCAATACCGCCCATCAGCAGGCCAGTGCAGGGGACACGATCGTATGGGAATCGGGTGTCTATTCCGATATACGCATGGACATTGACAAAGACGGCTTAACAGTGACTGCAGAACCCTACGGAAGTGTTTTGTTTAAAGGAGTATCAAGAGCGGTCATAAATGGCGACAATGTTACTTTTTCCGGGATTCAGTACGTGGGAGGTTTTATTAG includes:
- a CDS encoding polysaccharide lyase family 7 protein; its protein translation is MKLSFGYPVAGLRKIEFSYSPFYARLILLLLALNLFVDSSMAQGLDPSLPPSGNFDLSYWKLTRPNQTERDENSLSNGYFVPGEFYTDSTTGAMVFWCPNDGRTGGSTYPRNELREMMRRGNTSIGTQGINKNNWVFSSSTMANQQAAGGVDGVMTATVAVDHVSLTSDQSFKVGRTIVGQIHASDDEPCRIYYRKLPGNTKGSIYFAHEPTTGPEQWYEMIGSRSDNAPDPADGVALGEKFSYEIKAIGNTLTVTIMRDGKADVVQTVDMTNSGFADDWMYFKAGNYNQNNAGNPGEYAQVSFFALDVTHFAPAPPSSYAAPSDIPRFQAFLADCKLQAPTSSTLAHLATLNNGYTHPTYFYVVDGDKIRFNQTGDSRRTELRNETNWDLTQADRSLHGRLDIVEQTCDQVTVMQIHDDANAGPGPNKPLLRIYKHNGRTPTNHIWAAIKTDNIGTNTMHVDLGEDPGGYFTCDIRLVGGNMIIDYEGQEKVNMDVSFWTFPSYWKAGVYLQDNGLATAHFDELFEADGSPQNYAPSISVSAPLAGTNFLPGSDITIDVDAVDSDGSVTVVEFFEGGSNKIGEDSVAPYSYTWTNVAEGNYTLTAKATDNEGRSKTSLSTNISVQVPVNVTGVDLIDISGPIAVTGSTTLEASVFPANATNQNFVFESDDSNIATLTSEGLLTAIAEGTVKVRVTTDDGGFSDSLMVKVMTPSTDFNWALNQWVGGSATPDAGNVEANLVDDDTNTRWSVNGFPQSAIVDLEGDIRITQTEVTTYQDRAYQFIIEGSPNQNGPYSMIVDRSNNKIKGIADAPIINDVDSLEARFVRITVTGADVYTGPWVSLTEFRVFGEGERTYTTNVNDLEANKILLSPNPVTSVVSIEAGVKYDTVSIYDVSGKMLIQSEINQELTLDISALPAGLYMVKLEGKAQPQVAKLIKR